In Acidimicrobiales bacterium, the following proteins share a genomic window:
- the larB gene encoding nickel pincer cofactor biosynthesis protein LarB, translating into MDEGSLRQLIDDVRSGALSADDAVARLRRLPFVDLGFAKADHHRALRQGLAEAVYAPGKSPEHCAAIVAELLSEPGSAPVLLTRADPEQAAAALAHNPGATQTGRTIAWRRASPRPGVVLVITAGTADLPVGEECMATLTAHGFAPRMVADCGVAGVHRLLATADDLAAADAVVVVAGMEGALASVVGGITGCPVVAVPTSVGYGSSFEGITALLGMLASCASGITVVGIDNGFGAACAVIRQLR; encoded by the coding sequence GTGGACGAGGGGTCGCTGCGCCAGCTGATCGACGACGTGCGCTCGGGCGCCCTGTCGGCCGACGACGCCGTCGCTCGACTGCGGCGCCTCCCGTTCGTCGACCTCGGGTTCGCCAAGGCCGACCACCACCGGGCCCTGCGTCAAGGGCTGGCCGAGGCCGTGTACGCGCCGGGCAAGTCGCCCGAGCACTGCGCCGCCATCGTGGCCGAGCTGCTCTCCGAGCCGGGCAGCGCACCCGTGCTGCTCACCCGGGCCGACCCCGAGCAAGCGGCGGCCGCCCTCGCTCACAACCCGGGAGCGACGCAGACCGGCCGCACGATCGCCTGGCGGCGAGCCTCCCCCCGCCCTGGCGTGGTCCTGGTGATCACCGCAGGGACGGCCGATCTCCCCGTCGGCGAGGAGTGCATGGCCACCCTGACCGCACACGGCTTCGCCCCCCGGATGGTGGCCGACTGCGGGGTGGCGGGCGTCCATCGCCTCCTCGCCACGGCGGACGATCTGGCCGCCGCCGACGCCGTCGTCGTCGTGGCCGGCATGGAGGGCGCGCTCGCCAGCGTGGTGGGCGGGATCACGGGCTGCCCGGTCGTGGCGGTGCCCACCAGCGTCGGATACGGCAGCTCGTTCGAGGGCATCACCGCCCTGCTCGGCATGCTGGCGTCGTGTGCGTCGGGCATCACCGTCGTCGGCATCGACAACGGGTTCGGTGCCGCCTGCGCCGTGATCCGCCAGTTGCGCTGA
- the pheA gene encoding prephenate dehydratase — translation MPRLAFLGPPGTFTEEALLTQPDLAEYDLVPMRSMPDVLASVAAGEMDLGFVALENSIEGTVNVSLDTLIFDTDLLIRREVVLPVSLDLLAPPGTSLADVARVVSFPHASAQCRSWFADNLPGVELVASNSTAEAAEQVGRDRPPGTAAVGTALAAKLYGLDVLASSIGDHPDNATRFVLVSRSGIPAPTGHDKTSIVCFQRADRPGSLHAILGQFSARNLNLTKLESRPTKRGLGNYCFVIDLEGHVDDEVVADCLRDLHAQLAGLKFLGSYPAAGEHGPTIRRDADEAWKAAHAWITDVRAGILAPGEPGTAAPPG, via the coding sequence ATGCCGCGCCTCGCCTTCCTCGGTCCGCCGGGCACGTTCACCGAGGAGGCGCTCCTCACCCAGCCGGACCTGGCCGAGTACGACCTCGTGCCCATGCGATCCATGCCCGACGTTCTGGCCTCGGTGGCGGCAGGCGAGATGGATCTCGGCTTCGTGGCGCTGGAGAACTCCATCGAGGGCACGGTCAACGTGAGCCTCGACACGCTCATCTTCGACACCGACCTGCTCATCCGGCGGGAGGTCGTCCTTCCCGTCTCCCTCGATCTGCTGGCGCCGCCGGGCACCAGCTTGGCCGACGTCGCACGTGTCGTCTCGTTCCCGCACGCGTCGGCCCAGTGCCGGAGCTGGTTCGCCGACAACCTCCCCGGTGTGGAGTTGGTGGCTTCGAACTCCACCGCCGAGGCGGCCGAGCAGGTGGGGCGCGACAGGCCGCCGGGCACGGCTGCGGTGGGCACGGCCCTGGCCGCGAAGCTGTACGGGCTCGACGTCCTGGCATCGTCGATCGGCGACCACCCGGACAATGCCACCCGCTTCGTGCTGGTGAGCCGGTCGGGGATCCCGGCGCCCACCGGGCACGACAAGACCAGCATCGTCTGCTTCCAGCGGGCCGACCGGCCGGGCAGCCTGCACGCCATCCTCGGCCAGTTCTCGGCCCGCAACCTCAACCTCACCAAGCTCGAGTCCCGCCCCACCAAGCGCGGGCTGGGCAACTACTGCTTCGTCATCGACCTCGAGGGCCACGTCGACGACGAGGTCGTCGCCGACTGCCTGCGCGATCTCCATGCCCAGCTGGCCGGTCTGAAGTTCCTGGGCTCGTACCCGGCGGCCGGCGAGCACGGCCCCACCATCCGCCGGGACGCGGACGAGGCGTGGAAGGCGGCGCACGCCTGGATCACCGACGTGCGGGCCGGCATCCTCGCGCCCGGCGAGCCCGGCACGGCGGCACCGCCCGGATAG
- a CDS encoding dihydrofolate reductase family protein, with protein MAKLIYSAIGSLDGYVEDGSGAFEWAAPDEEVHAFVNELERPIGTYLYGRRMYETMVFWETVDPNGDWPVVAREFAAIWQAAEKVIYSRTLESVSSAKTSIERELDPDAIERMKQSSGSDIGIGGADLAGQAVAAGLVDQLHLLFVPVLVGGGKRALPNDVRAPLELLDERRFQNGTVFLHYRARRARKAAGTIEG; from the coding sequence ATGGCAAAGCTGATCTATTCGGCGATTGGTTCGCTCGACGGCTACGTCGAGGACGGCTCGGGCGCGTTCGAGTGGGCGGCGCCTGACGAGGAGGTTCACGCGTTCGTCAATGAGCTCGAACGACCGATAGGGACCTACCTCTACGGGCGGCGGATGTACGAGACGATGGTCTTCTGGGAGACCGTCGATCCGAACGGCGACTGGCCGGTCGTGGCGCGAGAGTTCGCGGCGATCTGGCAGGCGGCCGAGAAGGTGATCTATTCGCGGACGCTCGAATCGGTGTCAAGTGCAAAGACGAGCATCGAACGGGAACTCGACCCCGACGCCATCGAGCGGATGAAGCAGAGCTCGGGTTCTGACATCGGCATTGGCGGCGCCGACCTCGCCGGTCAGGCGGTCGCCGCGGGCCTGGTGGACCAGCTGCATCTACTGTTCGTGCCTGTCCTCGTCGGCGGTGGCAAGCGAGCGCTGCCGAACGACGTCCGCGCGCCTCTCGAGCTGCTCGACGAGCGACGGTTCCAGAATGGAACGGTGTTTCTCCACTACCGGGCGCGCCGCGCCCGCAAGGCGGCCGGCACCATCGAGGGTTGA
- a CDS encoding class I SAM-dependent methyltransferase, translated as MTGARPVRSPGWRLDEVTSAGRENLDARHVALYDEKEDAGAGAEVALLIGLGLARDAHVVDLGAGTGQFTLAVAAHCARVVAVDVSPVMLRRLRAKVTASGQTNIEVVDSGFLTYQHEGQPADVVYSRWALHHLPDFWKAVALHRMRGILRPGGILRLCDVVYSFDPSDAEVRLEDWCSTAPVEAASASSWVRADLEEHVRDEHSTFTWLLEPMIERSGFRIDHATHTPDGIFAEYVARAV; from the coding sequence ATGACAGGCGCACGGCCGGTCCGCTCTCCCGGTTGGCGACTCGACGAGGTGACGAGCGCCGGCCGCGAGAATCTCGACGCTCGTCACGTCGCTCTCTACGACGAGAAGGAGGACGCCGGTGCAGGCGCAGAGGTGGCGCTCCTCATCGGCCTCGGCCTCGCCCGCGATGCGCACGTCGTGGACCTTGGAGCAGGGACCGGCCAGTTCACACTCGCCGTTGCCGCGCACTGCGCCCGTGTTGTCGCTGTTGACGTCTCGCCGGTGATGCTCCGGCGACTTCGTGCAAAGGTGACTGCGTCAGGCCAGACCAACATCGAGGTTGTCGACAGCGGCTTCCTCACCTACCAGCACGAGGGCCAGCCAGCCGACGTCGTCTACTCGCGCTGGGCACTCCACCACCTCCCGGACTTCTGGAAGGCGGTGGCGCTTCACCGGATGCGTGGAATCCTGCGCCCCGGCGGCATCCTGCGTCTGTGCGACGTCGTCTACTCCTTCGACCCGTCGGATGCCGAGGTACGACTCGAGGATTGGTGCTCGACAGCTCCCGTCGAGGCGGCGAGCGCCTCTTCGTGGGTGCGCGCCGATCTCGAGGAGCATGTTCGAGACGAGCACTCGACGTTCACGTGGCTGTTGGAGCCGATGATCGAGCGCAGCGGCTTCCGCATCGACCACGCCACTCACACACCGGATGGGATCTTCGCGGAGTACGTCGCACGAGCGGTCTGA
- a CDS encoding substrate-binding domain-containing protein: MPIVAAVIAVTTTGSASAERGGRGHGAHFRFAWLANDPANSYDNAIRAGIEEVAAKAHSTVDPFFAGFDPALQLAQCTDALAAGGYDALIVIAADPLGIVPCVEAARAAGVAVASVDLPIGTDPSAVEPQVAGVVASALIPAAAWGGAVTRSCPGCALGSSRATCSTWRAWRHSRSTRSAWPPPKPPPTGRR; encoded by the coding sequence GTGCCGATCGTGGCGGCCGTCATCGCCGTCACTACGACGGGGTCGGCCTCCGCCGAGCGCGGCGGGCGGGGTCACGGCGCCCATTTCCGCTTCGCCTGGTTGGCGAACGACCCGGCGAACTCCTACGACAACGCCATCCGGGCTGGCATCGAGGAGGTGGCGGCCAAGGCGCACAGCACGGTGGACCCGTTCTTCGCCGGCTTCGATCCGGCGTTGCAACTGGCCCAGTGCACCGACGCCCTCGCCGCCGGTGGCTACGACGCTCTGATCGTCATCGCCGCCGACCCGCTGGGCATCGTCCCGTGCGTCGAGGCGGCACGAGCGGCGGGGGTCGCCGTGGCCTCCGTCGACCTCCCGATCGGTACCGACCCGTCCGCAGTGGAGCCCCAGGTTGCGGGCGTGGTGGCGTCGGCCCTGATACCCGCGGCGGCATGGGGCGGCGCCGTCACCCGATCGTGCCCGGGCTGTGCGCTGGGCTCGAGCCGTGCAACGTGTTCTACCTGGCGGGCCTGGCGTCATTCCCGATCGACCAGATCGGCCTGGCCGCCGCCCAAGCCGCCGCCGACGGGACGTCGGTGA
- a CDS encoding substrate-binding domain-containing protein: MFYLAGLASFPIDQIGLAAAQAAADGTSVNLAGSAEAFYDTTVARDVFAAALAADPTINAVIASGDQMALGAEQAAADAGLSVRIAGAGAGSSALDAVREGRWYATATSLPRTEGRLVTELLVRALRVRPAAPAGVDPVAESGLPLWWTAATLAEHPELTGEWPGP, from the coding sequence GTGTTCTACCTGGCGGGCCTGGCGTCATTCCCGATCGACCAGATCGGCCTGGCCGCCGCCCAAGCCGCCGCCGACGGGACGTCGGTGAACCTCGCCGGGAGCGCCGAGGCGTTCTACGACACCACGGTCGCGCGCGACGTGTTCGCCGCTGCGCTGGCCGCCGACCCGACCATCAACGCCGTGATCGCGTCGGGCGACCAGATGGCGCTCGGCGCCGAGCAGGCGGCGGCAGACGCGGGGCTGTCGGTCCGCATCGCCGGGGCAGGCGCAGGCTCCTCGGCCCTCGACGCCGTTCGTGAGGGCCGTTGGTACGCGACGGCGACCAGCCTGCCTCGCACCGAAGGCAGGCTGGTCACCGAGCTGCTGGTGCGCGCCCTGCGGGTGCGGCCCGCGGCGCCGGCCGGCGTGGACCCGGTGGCCGAGTCTGGCCTCCCCCTGTGGTGGACGGCGGCCACACTGGCCGAGCATCCCGAGCTCACCGGCGAGTGGCCCGGGCCCTAG
- a CDS encoding class I SAM-dependent methyltransferase yields MTDGRPLENPAQVAARVGELTAAAWVLSAMATVLARGVEAPLSTDDPAGRVLVSYGFFEESGDGLVPTPACAQALGERARPFADGIRSTLGQAATAAFRGASEAGWGRAFGAEILLAQGRASAMGGRLTAAYALPALEGLAERFGAVEGGAFLDVGVGVAELACAFCEAVPRARVVGLDPLPQAIELAIRTVAAHGLGDRIELRHQGVEELDDEAVFDLAWMPLPFIPPPLVREGLGRVWRALKPGGWLLLPGSTMEPGAGGDIARWQVHLTGGTLLAEDERARVVEETGFTSSVHLDTPPGTPQMLAVRRPR; encoded by the coding sequence GTGACTGATGGAAGGCCCCTCGAGAACCCTGCCCAGGTCGCCGCGCGCGTTGGGGAGTTGACCGCCGCGGCGTGGGTCCTGAGCGCGATGGCCACCGTGCTGGCGCGGGGCGTGGAGGCGCCGCTGTCGACCGACGACCCCGCCGGACGGGTCCTCGTCTCCTACGGCTTCTTCGAGGAGAGCGGCGACGGGCTCGTGCCGACCCCAGCATGCGCGCAGGCCCTGGGCGAGCGGGCTCGACCGTTCGCAGACGGCATTCGCAGCACCCTCGGCCAAGCGGCCACGGCGGCGTTCCGAGGGGCGTCGGAAGCAGGCTGGGGGCGTGCGTTCGGCGCCGAGATCCTGCTCGCCCAGGGTCGGGCGTCGGCGATGGGCGGGCGCCTCACCGCCGCCTACGCCCTGCCGGCCCTGGAAGGACTGGCCGAGCGGTTCGGCGCGGTGGAGGGAGGGGCCTTCCTCGACGTCGGCGTCGGCGTGGCCGAGCTGGCCTGCGCGTTCTGCGAAGCGGTGCCACGTGCCCGGGTGGTGGGGCTGGATCCGCTGCCCCAGGCCATCGAGCTGGCGATCCGGACGGTGGCCGCCCACGGCCTCGGCGACCGGATCGAGTTGCGGCACCAGGGCGTGGAGGAGCTGGACGACGAGGCGGTGTTCGACCTGGCGTGGATGCCACTGCCGTTCATTCCGCCCCCCCTCGTGCGCGAGGGGTTGGGACGGGTGTGGCGGGCATTGAAGCCGGGCGGATGGCTGCTCCTGCCCGGATCGACGATGGAGCCCGGCGCCGGTGGCGACATCGCCCGGTGGCAGGTGCATCTCACCGGCGGCACCCTTCTGGCCGAGGACGAACGGGCGCGGGTGGTCGAGGAAACCGGATTCACGTCGTCGGTCCACCTCGACACGCCTCCCGGGACTCCTCAGATGCTTGCCGTCCGCCGCCCACGATGA
- a CDS encoding DUF2461 domain-containing protein produces the protein MTFRGWPAEALEFFDGLEADNSRAYWQDHKATYESAVRGPMDELLAELREEFGAGKVFRPYRDVRFSADKSPYKTHIGATLDKGGYVQLSSSGLGAGAGYWHMAPDQLDRFRRAVADDATGEPLAALAAAVGSKGVEVTSIASLKTAPRGFPKDHPRVELLRHKGLAAYRSWPVAPWLGTRAAKNRVVELLHAAQPLLDWLDVHVGPPD, from the coding sequence GTGACGTTCCGGGGCTGGCCGGCCGAGGCACTCGAGTTCTTCGATGGTCTGGAGGCCGACAACTCGAGGGCCTACTGGCAGGACCACAAGGCGACCTACGAGTCGGCGGTACGGGGCCCCATGGACGAGTTGCTGGCCGAGCTGCGCGAAGAGTTCGGCGCGGGCAAGGTCTTCCGCCCGTACCGGGACGTGCGCTTCAGCGCCGACAAGTCGCCGTACAAGACGCACATCGGCGCCACCCTCGACAAAGGTGGGTACGTCCAGCTGTCGTCGTCGGGTCTGGGCGCGGGCGCCGGCTACTGGCACATGGCGCCGGACCAGCTCGACCGTTTCCGGCGGGCGGTGGCCGACGACGCCACCGGTGAGCCGCTGGCTGCGCTGGCGGCCGCGGTCGGCAGCAAGGGCGTCGAGGTCACGTCCATCGCCTCCCTCAAGACGGCGCCGCGCGGCTTCCCGAAGGATCACCCGCGCGTCGAGCTGCTGCGCCACAAGGGTCTCGCCGCGTACCGGTCGTGGCCGGTGGCGCCGTGGCTCGGGACCAGAGCGGCGAAGAACCGAGTCGTGGAGCTCCTCCACGCCGCGCAACCGCTGCTCGACTGGCTCGACGTCCACGTGGGCCCGCCTGACTGA
- a CDS encoding BTAD domain-containing putative transcriptional regulator: MRVRLLGSFEVEGIAERRLGSRKGRTLLKMLALARGAPVSVDRIADVVWGDEQPSRPADQVGVLVSRLRGVLGAERIARFDAGFALVADWVDVEEVADLAAVGAEALAAGRLGAARAAADAALALVRGPLLPDESGPWIEAERAAVRVTVTRVQRLAVDAAVAAGDHTAAAASAEQALASDPYDETVLRALMEAHLAAGRPASGLAAYARVRERLAEDLGVPPTAETEAVYLRLLAAADGDGAPVAPAPRAAPAGLIGRGDELASLDAALSEAATGGVALVVVEGHAGIGKTTLVDAWSRSVESDAVVLRGQCDELGRDLPLQPVTDALADHLRTMGAERATAVVGGAATVLGPVLGPALGTSATVVTDTDAGRARLFAALVEVLDRAGDGRPTVLVIEDLHVAGASTLAWLAFAPRRCHHSVFVVTTRPGGAKGLEPTHLVELGPLGRDAVVELVGDERAGVLYERSEGHPLLLAALATAADEELPPTLRDAVALRVDSLGREAALTLRAAAVLGPECDLELVAQVVGHPVVEVLGHLEAAARAGLIIERGNGFGFRHQLIREALEAATGAARRALVHQQAARALASRPRADPLAVAVHARAGGDHQLASSSFVAAAAAAAARFDLDAAEEHLQAALERDESAEAYTARARVRMSRLAFEPAASDAERAVALGGSAAALEVAGWVAYYRRRYDDARAYAEQASTRAGDIGDEAVRVSALALAGRVRHGEGDLTGAAEILGGVGDAPPPVRGVADVWLAQARLHQGRPLDALDALARPMVDPDALGHPWAPLHLRFNRILALGQLGRVSDALRVAAELDADLMRKGPIGARFAAPAANAGAWVLRWSGRGDEADDRNRAAVELTGGSTGPSASAMAEGHYVALLDLADGCILRGSWAEATSHASRLAALDTWRGTMAWHQRHRLGLLRARVAMAAGDAAEAAQLASAVAADAAARGARRYELLARALVGLVDPAVPHHELDDVVDGLGRCAVLDGWPVIAALAAARRSGPWRAEADRLAARVVGEAGAHADAARRFAERMLTG, from the coding sequence GTGCGCGTCCGGTTGCTCGGGTCGTTCGAGGTCGAGGGAATCGCCGAGCGCCGGCTGGGCAGCCGCAAGGGGCGCACCCTCCTGAAGATGCTCGCCCTGGCACGGGGCGCGCCCGTGTCCGTCGACCGCATCGCCGACGTCGTGTGGGGCGACGAGCAGCCGTCCCGGCCGGCCGACCAGGTCGGCGTGCTGGTCTCACGGCTCCGGGGCGTGCTCGGCGCCGAGCGCATCGCACGATTCGACGCCGGGTTCGCGCTGGTCGCCGACTGGGTCGACGTGGAGGAGGTCGCCGATCTGGCGGCCGTCGGCGCGGAGGCGCTGGCCGCCGGGCGCCTGGGGGCAGCCCGTGCGGCGGCCGACGCCGCCCTCGCCCTTGTCCGAGGCCCCTTGCTGCCCGACGAGAGCGGGCCGTGGATCGAGGCGGAGCGGGCCGCGGTCCGGGTCACGGTGACGCGTGTCCAGCGGCTGGCCGTCGATGCGGCGGTGGCCGCGGGCGACCACACCGCCGCCGCCGCGTCGGCCGAGCAGGCGCTGGCCAGCGATCCCTATGACGAGACCGTGCTGCGCGCGCTGATGGAGGCCCACCTGGCGGCGGGGCGCCCGGCATCGGGACTGGCCGCCTACGCCCGGGTGCGGGAACGGCTGGCCGAGGACCTGGGCGTGCCCCCGACGGCAGAGACGGAAGCCGTGTACCTGCGCCTGCTGGCCGCCGCCGACGGGGACGGCGCGCCTGTGGCCCCCGCGCCGCGGGCGGCCCCGGCAGGACTGATCGGGCGCGGCGACGAGCTGGCGTCGCTCGATGCCGCTCTGTCCGAGGCCGCCACCGGCGGCGTCGCCCTCGTCGTCGTGGAGGGACACGCGGGGATCGGCAAGACGACCCTGGTGGATGCGTGGTCGCGCTCGGTGGAGAGCGACGCCGTGGTCCTGCGGGGCCAGTGCGACGAGCTGGGCCGGGATCTTCCGCTCCAGCCGGTGACCGATGCGCTGGCGGATCACCTCCGCACGATGGGCGCCGAGCGGGCAACGGCCGTCGTGGGCGGTGCCGCCACGGTGCTCGGTCCGGTGCTTGGGCCCGCCCTCGGGACGTCGGCGACCGTGGTGACCGACACCGACGCGGGGCGGGCACGACTGTTCGCCGCCCTCGTCGAGGTGCTCGACCGCGCCGGCGACGGGCGACCGACGGTGCTCGTCATCGAGGATCTCCACGTCGCCGGCGCCAGCACCCTCGCATGGCTCGCCTTTGCGCCGCGCCGCTGCCATCACAGCGTGTTCGTCGTCACGACCCGGCCGGGCGGCGCCAAGGGCCTCGAGCCGACGCACCTCGTCGAGCTCGGGCCGTTGGGACGCGACGCCGTCGTCGAGCTGGTGGGAGATGAGCGGGCGGGCGTTCTCTACGAACGCAGCGAGGGGCACCCGCTGCTCCTGGCCGCCCTGGCCACCGCCGCCGACGAGGAACTGCCGCCCACCTTGCGGGATGCGGTGGCCTTGCGCGTCGACTCCCTGGGCCGGGAGGCCGCCCTGACGCTGCGGGCGGCGGCCGTGCTCGGGCCGGAGTGCGATCTCGAGCTGGTGGCACAGGTGGTCGGGCATCCGGTGGTCGAAGTCCTCGGTCACCTGGAGGCGGCGGCGCGCGCCGGGCTCATCATCGAGCGCGGCAATGGCTTCGGCTTTCGCCACCAGCTCATCCGCGAAGCGCTGGAGGCGGCCACCGGCGCGGCCCGGCGTGCGCTCGTCCACCAGCAGGCGGCCCGCGCCCTCGCCTCCCGCCCCCGTGCCGATCCGCTGGCCGTGGCCGTTCATGCGCGGGCGGGCGGCGACCACCAACTGGCGTCGTCGTCGTTCGTGGCGGCCGCCGCCGCGGCGGCGGCCCGGTTCGACCTGGACGCAGCCGAGGAGCACCTCCAGGCCGCCCTCGAGCGGGACGAGAGCGCCGAGGCGTACACGGCGCGGGCCCGGGTGCGCATGAGCCGGCTGGCGTTCGAGCCGGCCGCCTCGGATGCCGAGCGGGCGGTCGCCCTCGGCGGCAGCGCCGCTGCCCTGGAGGTCGCCGGGTGGGTCGCCTACTACCGGCGCCGCTACGACGACGCCCGCGCCTACGCCGAGCAGGCGTCAACCCGCGCCGGCGACATCGGCGACGAGGCGGTCCGTGTCAGCGCCCTCGCATTGGCCGGGCGGGTCCGGCACGGTGAAGGGGATCTGACCGGAGCGGCCGAGATCCTCGGTGGGGTGGGCGACGCGCCGCCACCGGTGCGAGGCGTCGCCGACGTCTGGCTGGCCCAGGCTCGCCTCCACCAGGGCCGTCCGCTCGACGCGCTGGACGCCCTGGCCCGGCCCATGGTCGATCCGGACGCGCTCGGCCACCCGTGGGCGCCGCTGCACCTGCGGTTCAACCGCATCCTCGCCCTCGGACAGCTGGGGCGGGTCTCCGATGCGCTCCGGGTGGCGGCCGAGCTCGACGCCGACCTGATGCGGAAGGGCCCGATCGGGGCCCGGTTCGCGGCGCCGGCCGCCAACGCCGGGGCGTGGGTCCTGCGATGGTCGGGCCGGGGCGACGAGGCCGACGACCGGAATCGGGCAGCAGTCGAGCTGACCGGCGGGAGCACTGGCCCCTCGGCCAGCGCCATGGCCGAGGGCCATTACGTCGCGTTGCTGGACCTGGCCGACGGCTGCATCCTGCGCGGGAGCTGGGCGGAGGCGACCTCGCACGCCAGCCGCCTCGCCGCTCTCGACACGTGGCGGGGAACGATGGCCTGGCACCAACGCCACCGCCTCGGATTGCTGCGAGCGCGCGTGGCCATGGCCGCCGGCGACGCCGCGGAAGCGGCGCAGCTGGCGTCGGCCGTGGCCGCGGACGCAGCGGCGCGCGGGGCCCGGCGCTACGAGCTGTTGGCGCGCGCCCTTGTCGGCCTGGTCGACCCCGCCGTCCCCCACCACGAGCTGGACGACGTCGTCGATGGTCTCGGCCGCTGCGCCGTCCTGGACGGATGGCCGGTGATCGCCGCCCTCGCCGCCGCCCGCCGGTCCGGACCGTGGCGGGCCGAGGCCGACCGTCTTGCCGCCCGCGTCGTCGGCGAGGCCGGCGCCCACGCCGACGCGGCCCGGCGCTTCGCCGAGCGCATGCTCACGGGCTGA
- a CDS encoding methyltransferase domain-containing protein — protein sequence MALTGAVAAAYSATGGAWEQGPGRIYDRLAEVLVAGSPVPLDGARVLDVGAGTGAATRAVIAAGARAVVAVDAAYGMLAHQAVERPPAAVGDLNALPFVDRAFDAAVAAFSLNHLAEPSVGLREMARVTRRGGPLLAASYGVDDAHPVKACVEAALAAHGWTPDPWYLTMRARATAALATVAHGRAAAAGAGLEASVEVIDVPVSGLDPRQLVAWRLGLAQHAPYVAGLPTAERRVLEADAVRRLGDRPPTLVRSVLVLRAISP from the coding sequence GTGGCTCTGACCGGCGCAGTCGCCGCCGCCTACTCGGCGACCGGCGGAGCCTGGGAACAGGGCCCCGGACGCATCTACGACAGGCTGGCCGAGGTGCTGGTGGCCGGCTCTCCTGTGCCCTTGGACGGAGCCCGGGTCCTGGATGTGGGAGCGGGGACGGGCGCGGCCACCCGGGCCGTGATCGCCGCCGGAGCACGTGCGGTGGTCGCAGTGGACGCCGCCTACGGGATGCTCGCCCATCAGGCGGTCGAACGGCCGCCGGCGGCCGTCGGTGACCTCAATGCCCTTCCGTTCGTGGACCGCGCCTTCGATGCCGCCGTCGCCGCCTTCTCCCTCAACCACCTCGCCGAACCCTCGGTCGGGCTGCGAGAGATGGCCCGCGTGACCCGTCGAGGCGGCCCCCTTTTGGCCGCCTCCTACGGCGTCGACGACGCTCACCCGGTGAAGGCGTGCGTGGAGGCCGCCCTGGCCGCCCACGGATGGACGCCCGATCCGTGGTACCTGACGATGCGGGCCCGGGCCACGGCTGCGCTGGCCACGGTCGCGCACGGCCGGGCCGCTGCCGCCGGCGCCGGCCTGGAGGCGTCCGTCGAGGTGATCGACGTGCCCGTCTCCGGGCTGGACCCACGTCAACTCGTCGCCTGGCGGCTCGGCCTGGCGCAGCACGCGCCATACGTGGCCGGGCTGCCGACGGCCGAACGCCGGGTGCTCGAGGCCGACGCCGTGCGCCGGCTGGGCGACCGTCCCCCGACCCTCGTGCGGTCCGTCCTCGTCCTGCGGGCGATCAGCCCGTGA
- a CDS encoding carboxymuconolactone decarboxylase family protein, translating to MARTDVQREMKEMFGEVIGFVDLIPDQYIDAEWDLIKRVQFGETLIPNKYKELIGLAVSAATRCRFCALFHTEAAKLFGASDEEIEEAMHYTKLVSGWSTYINGMQVDYDEFKTQVERVVEHVKATAA from the coding sequence ATGGCGAGGACCGACGTCCAGCGGGAGATGAAGGAGATGTTCGGCGAGGTGATCGGCTTCGTCGACCTGATCCCCGACCAGTACATCGACGCCGAGTGGGATCTCATCAAGCGGGTGCAGTTCGGGGAGACGCTGATCCCGAACAAGTACAAGGAGCTGATCGGGCTGGCCGTGTCGGCCGCGACGCGGTGCCGCTTCTGCGCACTGTTCCACACCGAGGCGGCCAAGCTCTTCGGCGCCAGCGACGAGGAGATCGAAGAGGCGATGCACTACACGAAGCTCGTGAGCGGCTGGAGCACCTACATCAACGGGATGCAGGTCGACTACGACGAGTTCAAGACGCAGGTCGAGCGTGTCGTCGAGCACGTCAAGGCGACGGCGGCCTGA